The sequence below is a genomic window from bacterium.
CGGGCGCCAGCTCACGTTCACGGTCCGCGGCCAGCGCCTGCCGTTCACCGCCAGCGAGTGGCGCGTCTTCGCCTTCGCCGACGACGCGACGCTCAAGCAACCCGAGGCGCCGGCGCCCGAGTTGGTCGGCGACCGCGCCATTCTCCGGCGCGTCATCACCGCCCGGCCGGATCAGCTCATCACCATCCTCGCCGAACGCCGTCCGGGTTCGAGCGACTTGTTCGTGCTCACCGTCGACCGCTGCCCGGAGCGCTAGTCGCGGGTGGCGCCGGGCCGCTGGCTACCGATCGGCGAGGTCGATCACACCGCCGTCCGCCGCCCGTTCCGCCGCGCGGCGCGGCGCCTGATAGGCGCCGAGGTACTGCACGAAGTTGCAGCTCTGGATCATGAACGGCGGGTTGTCGGGGAACACCACCAACTGCGCGCCGTTGTTGTTGAGGGTCACGCTGCCGGTCGTCGGGCGCGAGGTCTGGAAGTCGTCGCTCGACCAGGCCACCAGGGTCGCGGTCGTGGCGCTGGTGACGTTGGCGCTGAAGCTGACCGTCGGCGGTTGGACCAGATTGGTGGCGAGGGTGACGAACAGCAGGCGGCCGTTGCTGGAGAAGGTGCCGTTCAACGAGCCGCCACAGCTCCGGTTGAAGGTGCCGTTGAACAGGCAGAGGTTGCTGCCCTGGGTGCTGAACGTCGACGGGCAGCGGTTGTTGGGGGTGCGCGTCGCCGTCGGTTGGCGCGTCGGGGTCGGGGTGCGCGTCGGCGTCGCCGGCGTTCCGCCGGTCGGCGTCACCGCGGCACAGCCATTCAGCGCGTTGTTGACCGCGGTGATCAGGTCGTTGATCGTCACGTTGCCATCGCCGCTGCAGTCGCCGCAGCATTGCGCCCCAGCCTGGCCGGCCGTGAGCAGCAGCAGGGAGACGAAGAGGAGAATTCGCATCGGCCCTGCCTAGCCTACCCGTGGCGCCGATCCGAGAGACCCGCCGCCCCGTCGCCGGCGTTTGCCTTCTCGATGCCCGCGTGTCGCAATCGCCCGATGCGCCGCCTCGCACCATTGCTGCTGCTCGTCCTGGCCTCCCCTGCCCTGGCGCGACCGGTGCGGGTCTTCGTGGTCAACCCGCACCTGCGAATGCCCGCCAGCTATGCCGACTTCCGCGAGCAGATGTTCGCGCTGGTCGACGCCGCGCACCCGCGCCGCGCCGAGCTGGTGCAGCAGGGAGTGCCGGACATCGCGGCGCACCTGTCGCCGCGCGACCCGAGCGCGCCGGTGGACGCGCTGATCGTCTTTCCCGAGGACGTCGGCCTGGTCGCCGGTTTGATCGGCAGCCGCGGCGCCACGGCGCGGCAGATCACCGCGGCGACCGGCGGCTCGACCGTCGCCTTCCTCTCCCTCACCCTCGCCTACCAGCCGCTCGTCAGGTACTACGGCGACCGCTACCCGGGCCTGCCCGGTCTCGCCTACCTCTTTCTCGCCACCACGGACACCCACTACCGCGCCGTCTACGAGACCTTTCGCGATCTCGCGGCGACCTACGGCGTCTACGTCGCCGCCAGCGTCAACGTCGCTCCGGCGCGCCGCGTCGAGGCCGCGGCCGACCCCGCGCTGGTCGCTCGCTTGCGCGATCCCGACGAGCCCGACCGCGGTTATGCCTACGAGGCGATCGAGGGCCGGCCGGTGAACACCATGTTCCTCTTCGCGCCCGACGGCTCGGTGCTGGTCCACGACCGCGGCGTCACCCGGCGCGCGCCCGGCGAGACCGCCGGCGTCCTGCGCGGCAGCCTCGACAAGGCCTACCTCACCGAGATCGAACAGGATCCGCTCGGCCTGTCGTTGGGCGCGGTGCGCGATCTCGACGTCCTCGACACGCCGTTCGGCCGTCTCGGCGCGGTGACCTCGAAGGACGCCTGGATGGTCGACGTCAACGATCGCTACGACGCCAAGGGCGCGCAGCTCATCCTGCAGCCGGAGGCGTTCGATCAGTGGGCGTTCACCACCGACTTCTGGGCCCCCGATGGCTTCAAGGCCGGAGGCTTCGCCCAGGTGCAGCGCAACCCGTCGTTCCTCTACAACGCCACCTCCTGCCTGGTCGGCAATCTCTTCGACATCACCTTCGACGGCCAGGGGGCGGTGATCGGCAAGCGACACAAGCCGGTGCGCTCGGAGCAGTCCGCGGCGCTGGCGTGGATCGGCCAGGACCCCGACGCCGGGTTCGTCGCCGTCGCGCCCTGGGTCGCCGCCGATCCCGGCGGTCCGGACCTGGCGGCGCGGCGCGCGGCGCTGGTCGCCGCGGGCCTGCCGCTGCTGCCGAGCTCCGGCGTGCCGTGCATCCCGCCGCTCGGTCCGGGGTCGTGCGAGGACGGCTACCGCGAGTCGATCCAGCGCGTCGATGTCGACCTGCCCGCCGCCGGCGCCGCGCCGCCGCCGCGACAACCCGGGGCGCCGGTGCCGACGGCCTTCGGCACGGCATCGTTCATCGCCGCCGCCAGCGCCGAACAGCGCCATCCGCGCCTCGCCGCCGACGGCGACCACGTGTTCGTCGTCTGGCAGGAGCGCCGCGCCGACGTCGACCGGATCTACCTCGCCGTCAGCGACGACGGCGGCGCGACGTTCACCACGCGGCGCGCCAGCGATGCGCCCGACGGCGCGGCCGCGGAGTGGCGCCCGGCGGTCGCCTTCAGCCCGCGCACGCAGACGGTCCACGTCGTCTGGCAGGAGCCGTGCGCGGCCGCCGACGACGACTGCGGCCGCATCCTGTCGGCGCGCTTCGACACGGCGGGCCGCAAACAGGGCGGCGACGTTCGCGTCGACCGCGGCGCCGACGACGCCGGCAAGTGGAACGCCGCCCTCGCGGTGGACCGCGCCGGCAACCCGCTGGTCGCCTGGGTCGACGAGCGCGATCGCAGCGACCGCGGCCTGCCGCTGGAGCACATCTACTTCGCCCGCAGCCGCGACGGCGGCGCCACCTTCGGTCGCAACCTGCGCGTCGACCGCGGCCGTCCCGTCGACGTCGCCGCCGAGCTCGACAACAAGTGGGCGCCGGCGATCGCCGTGCGGCCGCCGTTCATCCAGATCGCCTGGACCGACTTCCGCGACTACCAGTGGGACATCTACACCACCCGTTCGCGCGACGGCCGCTACTTCGAGCCCAATGTGCGGGTCGACGACGGCGCCAGCGAGCGCATCCACGATCACCCGGCGATCGCCGTCGACCGGCGCGGCACCGTCCATGTCGCCTGGGCCGATCGCCAACGCCAGGACCCCGACACCGACATCCGCTACACCCGCAGCCCCGCCGGCGGCCGCCGCTTCGCCGCCAGCACCCGCATCGACGCCGGCGTCGCCGCCGCCAATCAGTGGCACCCCGCTCTCGCCGTCGACGGCGACGACGTCCTCATCGCCTGGCAGGACAACCGCCTCGGCGACAACGACGTGTTCTTCGCCCGCAGCCGCGACCGCGGCGGCACCTTCGCCGGCGATCAACGCCTCGACGACAGCGGCGGCGACCCCAGCGAGCAGACCCGCCCCGATCTTGCGATCGACGCCGTCACCCACACCGCCTACGCGGCATGGGAGGACGAGCGGTGGGGTCCGTCGAGGATCGCCCTGGCGAAGACGCCTCTCCGGTGACGAGGCGGCCGGGTTGTCAGGAGCACCGGTATCCCTTCGGGATGCGTGGCGGGCGGGAGCCCCTGCCCGGGGTATCTCCGTCGCAACGACCGACGGCCTGACGGGACAGCCTCGATCCTGAGCGGCGAGTCGCGGGGCCCCTGATCTCCACCTCCTCGCCTGCGCGGGTGTCCTCCCGTCCCGATCTGTGTTCATCTGTGCCCGATGGCGATCACCCGCGAGCTGATCCGCGCCGGCCTCGAGCGGGCGCGCTACATCACCACCGAGGCGGTGGAGACGGTGCTCTACCTGTCGCTGGTGCTCGAGAAGCCGCTGCTCATCGAAGGTCCGGCCGGCGCCGGCAAAACGGAGATCGGCAAGGTGCTGGCGGCGACGCTCGACGCCGAGCTGATCCGCCTCCAGTGCTACGAGGGACTCGACGAGGCCAAGGCGCTCTACGAGTGGAACTACCAGAAGCAGTTGCTGCGCATTCAGGCCGATCGCGACCAGGGCCTGTCCGGCGAGGAGATGACGCAGCACGTCTTCTCGCGTGAGTACCTGCTCGATCGGCCGCTCCTGCGGGCGATCACGACGCCGCGCCGCGCCGTCCTGCTGATCGACGAGATCGACAAGGCCGACGAGGAGTTCGAAGCCTTCCTGCTCGAGCTGCTCTCCGACTTCCAGGTCTCCATCCCCGAGCTCGGCACCGTCCGCGCCCAGCACCGCCCGGCGGTGGTGCTGACCTCGAATCGCGCCCGCGAGCTGTCGGAGGCGCTCAAGCGCCGCTGTCTCTACCTCTGGCTCGACTTTCCCGGCGTCGAGAAAGAGCGCGAGATCGTCGCCCTCAAGGTGCCCGACCTCGAACCGCAGTTGCAGGCGCACGTCGCGCGCTTCGTGCACGCGCTGCGCAAGCTCGACCTGCACAAGGCGCCGTCGATCGCCGAGACCCTCGATTGGGCGCGCGCCCTGCGCGCCCTGCAGATACGCGAGCTCAACGCCGCCGCCGTCCGCCAGACGCTGAACCTGGTGCTCAAGTCGGAGGAGGATCTGCGCAAAGCCGAGGGCAAGAGCGCGCAGTTGCTGGCGGCGGCGACGAAATCCGGATGAAGGACCAACTGCTCGGGTTCTTCGATGCGCTCCGGCAGGCGGGACTGGCGCCGAGCGTCGGCGAGACGCTGGACGCGGCGGCGGCGGTGCGCGCCGCGGGCATCGAGCGACCGGTGCTGCGCGAAGCGCTGGCGGCGGCGCTGATCAAGGACCACGCCGAACGAGCGACCTTCGACGACGTCTTCGACCGCTACTTCGCCCTGCCGCCGGCCGCGGCGCGGGCGCGCCGGCCGTCGATGCCGCGCCAGGGCGACGAGGGCAGCGGGCGCGGCGGCGAAGGCGCCGGGCGCGGCCAGCCGCGGCAGGAGGGCGCGGCCGGCCAGCAGCCGCGCGAGGAGCCCCGCCGCGGACACGATCAGCGCGCGCGCGAACTGGCGCGGCGTCGCGCCCTGGCGGCGAAGCCGTTCCGCGAGATGGAGCCCGACGAGGTCGAGGGGCTCGACGATCTGGTCGCCGAGCTCGGCCGCCGGCTGCGCAGCCGCTTCGCGCGCCGCCAGCGCCGGGTGCGCGGCGGGCGGGTCGACATGCGCCGCACCATCCGTCGCGCCCTGGCGCGCGGCGGCGTCCCAGTGGAGATTCTCTTCCGCGCCCCGCGCCCGGGGCGCAGCGATCTGCTGGCACTGGTCGACGTGTCGCATTCCACCGCCACCGCCGCCGAATTCCTGCTCGCCCTCCTGGCCCCGGCGCGCCGCCATTTCCGCCGCGTCACCCTGCTCGCCTACGTCGACCGCCCCTGTCCGGTCTCGTTCGAGGCCGGGCAGGTGGTGCCGCACGAGGCGCTCGACCTCAACGCCCGCTCCGATTTCGGCAACGTCCTGAAACTGCTCGCCGAGCGTTGGGACGTCGCGATCGGACGCAACACCGTCCTTCTCATCCTCGGCGATGCCCGCAACAACCGCCGCCCGCCGCGCGCCGACCTCCTGGCGCGCCTGCGGCGGGTCGCCCGCCGGATCATCTGGCTGAACCCCGAACCGGTGGCGCGCTGGAATACCGGCGACAGCGTCATGGCGACCTACGCCCGCCACAGCGACGCCGTGCTGGCGGCCTGGAGCCCCGCCACCCTCGCCGCCGCCCTGGGGGAGCTGCCGCGCCACTAGCCCCGGATCATCCATGAGATCGCGTCGCGACAGCGCCGACGGTGCGCCAGAGATGGCGTGCCTTCGCTGCTCGCCGTAGCGAGCTCATGAATGATTCGGGCCAGGTCGCGGGATCGCGGCGGCGCGCCACTCGCTCGCGCCGTGCATGACAGCGGCGACGAAATGGGCACTGCACATCCTGCAAGCAGCGACCTTTCGCGACACGTCAGCGGTCCCTTGCTGGGGCGCACCGTCACCGCGCTGTGCACGCCATTTGCACTCATCGCCGTCCGCAATGGATCCCTCGCTCGACAGCGCCCCGGCGACGGTGCCGCAGTGGATGCGCGGCCTCTGGCGGCGGCGGTCGGTCCGCTACCCGGACGGCAGCTATGACGACACCACCGTCGTCTACTGGCTGCAGGGCGAATCCGCCTTCGCCGACATCCGCATTCCGCGCGGCCGGCCGGTGGTGCGCGACCCGGAGAGCCTGGCGACCCTCGGCGACAGCGAGCTGCTGGCCCTGGCCCGCCAGGCGGGATTTGCCGGTTGGACGGAGCTGAGCGGCATGCGCTGCCACTGGCACCGCGAGATCGACTACCAGCCGCCGACCGGCGTTCCCGATCAGGGCATGGTGCACCGCGGCGACGGCGTTCTCATCGAGGAGGGCGTCCACCAACGCTACATCGAGATCTGGGAGTCGGTCGCCTGCGGTCCCGCCGGGGCGGATGCGTTGCTGGCCCGGCGGGCGGCGGCGGCGATGGGCGGGCGACTGGTGATCGGCGGCAACGTGTTCTTCTTCGTGCGCGACGGCCGTCCGCCGCTCGCCACCGCCGCCAACCTCGCCGCCCTGGCGCCCGACGGCCGCGAGCGGCGCGCCGCGCTGCTGACGCTCCTCGACTGCGAAATCTCCTTTGGCCGCTGCCGCGGCGGCAGCGTGCCCTGGGAGATCACGCTCTCGACCCTTCCCTGGCGCGAAGGCCAGTCGCTGCTCGAGATCGACACCGTCCGCGGCTGAACGCGGCGCGGCCGGCTCCGCCGGTTGCGATTCCCTGCCCGCTGTGGCCTCTGTTCCCCGCTGTGCTGCCGTCCAGACGTTGGATGAAGATGCTGGCGCGCGCCCTCGGGACCCCGGGCAACGCGCGCACGTTCCCGGCGCTCACCCGCGCCAACCTGCCGCCGATGCGCGGCGCGCTGCGGATCCTGCGCGACGCCAACGGCGCCACGCACGTCTACGCCGAGGACGAGCGCGATCGCTACGCCGCCGCCGGTTGGCTGCAGGCCGCGGATCGCTTCTTCCTCCTCGACATCGTCCGCCATCTCGGCGCCGGCCGGCTGTGCGCGCTGCTCGGCAACTGGAAGGCGCCGCGCGGCCTCGGCCTGGGCGGCGGCGGCCGGGTCAGCGATCTCGACGGCTTCGTGCGCCCCTTCGGCTTCGAGGCGCAGAGCCGCGCCGACGTCACCCGCCTGGCGCCGCGCGCCGCCGGCCTGCTCGAGGCATACAGCGACGGGGTCAACGCGGCGCTGCACGCGATGCGCGGCGTCTACCCGCCCGAGTACCTGCTGGTCGGCGCGCCGCGCCCCTGGCAGCCGGCCGACTGCCTGCTCAACGGCCGCGCCTGCGCCTTCGTCGTGTCGCTCACCGGGTTCGAGAACGAACGCGTCTTCGACGCCGTGCGCGGCGCCCGCGGCGACGGCCTGGCGCGCCGCCTCTTCCCGGAGGCGCCATGGGAGAACGTCCCCACCAGCTATCGCGTCGGCACCGGCGACGACACGCCGGAGACGCCGCTCGGCGCCTCGGCCATCGGCAGCAACAACTGGGCGGTCTCCGGCGCGCTCAGCGCCAGCGGCCGGCCGGTGGTCGCGAACGACCCGCACGTGCCGTTCGTCCCCCTGCCCACCTTCTGGCACCACCTGCACCTGCACGGTCCCGACCACCGCGTGCAGGGGGGCATGTTTCCCGGCCTTCCCGCCTTCGGCTTCGGGCACAATGGCGACCTGGCGTGGGGCTGCACCACCGGCTTCCGCGACGCCTACGACGTCTACCGTGTCCATCGCCTGGCCGACGATCCGAGCCGCTACCGCACCGAGCACGGCAGCGGCGCCATCGCCAAGCACCGCGAGGAGCTGCCGGCGCGCGGTGGGCGGACGGTGACGCTGGAGTGGGAGTCGTGCGAGCACGGCGTCATCTACCCCGGCTGGCACCATCACGACGGCACGCCGCTGGCGGTGCGCATCGTGCCGAGCGACACCGCGGCGATGTTCGAGGGCTACGTGGCGCTGGCGGAGGCGCGGACGGTCGACGCCTTTCGCGCCGGCCTGGCGCGCTGCAACGAGGGGCCCTTCGATTTCAACCTCGTCTACGGGCACCGCGACGGCGCCATCGCCTGGGAGCTCTTCGGCCACGCGCCGCGCCGCCGCAGCGAGGGGCTGTTCGTCCGCGACGCCGACGATCCCGCCGGCCAGTGGGACGGCTTCATCCCCTTCGCCGAGATGCCGAAGCAGCGCGATCCGGCGCGCGGGTTCGTCGCTACCGCCAACTCCGAGACCGATCCGGCGCAGTGCGCGGCGGTGTTCACGCCCACCCACTGCGAGCCGCGCTATCGCACCGATCAGATCGGCGCTCGCCTGGCGGCGCGCCGCGATCACGACCCGGCGAGCTTCGCGGCGATCCAGCGCGACGTCCACGCCGACTACGCGCCGGCGCTGCGCGACGCCTGCGTCGCCGCGATCGGCGAGGTCTCGGGCAACGACGTGGCGCGGCGCGCTCTGGCGGTGCTGCGCGCCTGGGACGGCGCCTTCGACAGCGAATCCGCCGGCGGCGCGGTGTTCGCCCTCCTGCACCAGGATCTCCCCTTTCGCCTGTTCGCGCCGCTGCTCGGTCCGTCGCTGGGGAGCCGCTTCGCGCACGGCCGACGGGCGATGCCGCGCCTGCACCGGCTGCTCCTCGACCGCGAGGATGCGCTGCGCGCCGACATCGAAGGCGCCGCCGGGCGGCCGCTGGCGACCCTGGTCCGCGAGGGCTTCTTCGCCGTCGTCGAACGGCTCGCCGCGGCGCAGGGCTGCGATCCGGTCGCCTGGCGCTGGGGCGCCGTGCAGCGCATCTGGCTGGGCACGCCGCTCGGCCTGCTCCCGCTTGTCGGCCGTCGCTTCGTGGCCCTCGACGCCGCCTTTCCCGGCGACGAATACACCATCAATCCCTCGCGCTCGATCCCGCTGCGCGGCCGCCACTACGCCTTCGTCGGCGCCACCAGCCGCTTCATCTGCGACCTGGCGACGCCGGACGAAGCGCTGTTCGCGCACAGCGCCGGGCCGAGCGCCGACGTCCGCTCGCCGCTGTTCCGCGCCGGCGCCGAGTCGTGGCAGCGCTTCCAGTACTTCCGCTCGGCGCTCTGGGAGGCCGACCAGGTGCCCGACGTCATCGAGCGCCTCGACGGGTGAGCCGACCCGCCGCCACTCAGCCGAGCAGGTTCACCACCCGCAGTGGATCGAGAATGACGTAGAGGCCTTCGGCCTCGACGGTGACGACGTCGCCGGCGAGCAGGCGCCCGGCGCTGTGCACCTTGCGCTCCTCGCGTCGCGCCACCCAGCCCTCGAAGCGCAGCGGCTGGTGCAGCGGCGTTGGCCGGCGGTAGAACATCTGCAGCCGCGCGGTCGGGCCAGCGGTGGCGCTCATCACGTTGGCGACGTTCAGCACCTGGTCGAACGCCGCCGCGATCGCCCCGCCGTGCACGCAGCCCGGGGGGCCTTCATAGGCGGTCCCGAAGGTCACCTCGCCGACGGCGAGGGGGTCCTCCCAGCGCATGGCGATCGGCGCGGCGAGCGGGTTCCAGCGGCCGATGACGAAGTCGTAGGGGAAGAACCCCATCGGCGTCTCGCCGCCGGGATAGCGCGGCGGCGGCGGATCGGGCGCCGCGCCGCGCAACGCGGCGGCGAGGTCGTCGACGCGGCGCGAGGCGGCGCGCAGCAGCGCGGCGTCGCCGTCGACGCGGACGGTGGCATCGATCAGGCGCCGCACGCTGGCGGCGAGCTCTTCGAGGGCGGTGTCACGGTCGGACATGGGCTCCCGGTTCACAGGTTGGCGTCGAGGCGCACCCGCGGGCGCCGGCCGACGGCGAGCAGGCGGCTGCGGGCGCCGCGCTCGTGCTTGAGGTACCAATCGAAAAACGCGGTCGACGCGTCGATGATGGCGCGCTGCGCGTCGCGATCGCCGCTGCCGACGTAGGGCAGGATGTGACCGCCGCCGATCAGGGTGAGCAGGGCCTTCGGCGCCCGCAGCGTGCCGTAGGCGGCGCGCGCCTCGGTGTAGGGGACGGTGTCGTCGGCGTCGCCGTGGATCACCAGGGTCGGCGGCGCGCCGGCGCCGCTGTACTCGCCGCCGGGGAATGCCCAGAGCAGTCCCGCCATCGGCACGGCGGCGTCGATGCGCGGGTCGCGGCAGCAGGTGTTGAGGGTGACGCCGAAGGTCGTCAGCCCGCCGAGCGACTGCCCGGCGGCGCCGATGCGCTGGCGATCGACGCGGGCGTGCAGCGCGCTCGCCGGGTCGGCGTCGAGTCGCAGCAGCTCGTCGATCACGAAGCTGACGTCGGCCGGCTGGTTGACGTAGTCGTCGGCCGTGGCGCCGCCGGGTGTCTGGGCGTGAGTGAGCGGGAAGTCGGGCGCGGCGACGACGTACCCCTCCGCCGCCCAGGCCTGGAGGATGACGAAGTACAGGCGGCCGAGCGCCCCGAGGCCGTGCGCGAAGACGATCAGCGGGAAGCGGCCCGGCGCGTCCGGGTAGTAGACGGTGGTGGGCAACGTCCGCGCCTCGCTGCCGGGCGCGCCGCCGTTGGCCGCGGTCGGTCGCGTCGGGTCGACCAGCCGCAGCGCGGCACTGGCGATCGCGAAGCTGCCGTCCGGCGCGGTGGTCGCGGCGCCGGAATGGCCGCCCTCGCCACAGCCGACGGCCACCAGGGCGCACAGCGCGAGCAGCCAGCGCGACATGCGACAGCTCTAGCACCGTGGATCGGTGCGAGGCGAAGCGCGCCGCCACCTCTTGAGACGCCGCCGGCGATCGGCGACAAGCGAGCCATGTCCGTGGTCGTGCAGCCGCTCGGCGAGGATCGCCTCGACGAGGCGGAGCGGGTGTTCCGCCTCGCCTTCGGCACCTTCCTCGGCGTGCGCGAGCCGTTGCAGTTCACCGGCGACTGCGCCTACGTGCGCACGCGCTGGCAGGCCGACCCGACGGCCGCCTGGGCGGCGCTGCTCGACGGCAGGCTCGCCGGCACCAATTTCGCCACCCGTTGGGGGAGCTTCGCCTTCTTCGGCCCGCTCAGCGTGCGCCCGGAGTGGTGGGAGCGCGGCATCGCGCGCCGCCTGCTCGAGGTCACCATGCAGCGCTTCGAGGAGTGGGGCGTGCGCCACGCCGGGCTCTATACTTTCGGGCACAGCCCGAAGCACGTCGCGCTCTACCAGCGCTACGGGTTCCTTCCGCACTACCTCACGGCCATCGTCAGCAAGTCCGTCGCCGCCGACGCCGCGGTCTCGCCCGACGAGTGCCGGTCGGCGCTGACCTCGGCGCAGCGGGCCGCGGCGCGCGCCGAGTGCGCGGCGGTGACCGACGCGATCTTCGCCGGCCTCGACGTCGGGCGCGAGATCGATGCGGTGCAGAACCAGGCGCTCGGCGACACGCTGCTGCTGCGCGGCGACCGCGGCCTGCGCGGCTTCGCGGTCTGCCACGTCGGCCCCGGCACCGAGGCCGGCGATGGAGTCTGCTACGCCAAGTTCGCCGCCGTCGCGCCCGGCGCCGGCGCCGCGCCGGCGTTCGACGACCTGCTGCGCCTGTGCGAGCGCTACGCGGCGCTGCGCGGCGCGGCGCAGCTCGTCACCGGCATCAACACCGCGCGCGCGCCCGCCTACCGGGCCCTGCTGGCGCGCGGATTCCGCGCCTACGCGCT
It includes:
- a CDS encoding MoxR family ATPase; the protein is MAITRELIRAGLERARYITTEAVETVLYLSLVLEKPLLIEGPAGAGKTEIGKVLAATLDAELIRLQCYEGLDEAKALYEWNYQKQLLRIQADRDQGLSGEEMTQHVFSREYLLDRPLLRAITTPRRAVLLIDEIDKADEEFEAFLLELLSDFQVSIPELGTVRAQHRPAVVLTSNRARELSEALKRRCLYLWLDFPGVEKEREIVALKVPDLEPQLQAHVARFVHALRKLDLHKAPSIAETLDWARALRALQIRELNAAAVRQTLNLVLKSEEDLRKAEGKSAQLLAAATKSG
- a CDS encoding GNAT family N-acetyltransferase, whose translation is MSVVVQPLGEDRLDEAERVFRLAFGTFLGVREPLQFTGDCAYVRTRWQADPTAAWAALLDGRLAGTNFATRWGSFAFFGPLSVRPEWWERGIARRLLEVTMQRFEEWGVRHAGLYTFGHSPKHVALYQRYGFLPHYLTAIVSKSVAADAAVSPDECRSALTSAQRAAARAECAAVTDAIFAGLDVGREIDAVQNQALGDTLLLRGDRGLRGFAVCHVGPGTEAGDGVCYAKFAAVAPGAGAAPAFDDLLRLCERYAALRGAAQLVTGINTARAPAYRALLARGFRAYALGVAMQRPDAPGFNRPDAWVLDDWR
- a CDS encoding PaaI family thioesterase, translated to MSDRDTALEELAASVRRLIDATVRVDGDAALLRAASRRVDDLAAALRGAAPDPPPPRYPGGETPMGFFPYDFVIGRWNPLAAPIAMRWEDPLAVGEVTFGTAYEGPPGCVHGGAIAAAFDQVLNVANVMSATAGPTARLQMFYRRPTPLHQPLRFEGWVARREERKVHSAGRLLAGDVVTVEAEGLYVILDPLRVVNLLG
- a CDS encoding prolyl oligopeptidase family serine peptidase, translated to MSRWLLALCALVAVGCGEGGHSGAATTAPDGSFAIASAALRLVDPTRPTAANGGAPGSEARTLPTTVYYPDAPGRFPLIVFAHGLGALGRLYFVILQAWAAEGYVVAAPDFPLTHAQTPGGATADDYVNQPADVSFVIDELLRLDADPASALHARVDRQRIGAAGQSLGGLTTFGVTLNTCCRDPRIDAAVPMAGLLWAFPGGEYSGAGAPPTLVIHGDADDTVPYTEARAAYGTLRAPKALLTLIGGGHILPYVGSGDRDAQRAIIDASTAFFDWYLKHERGARSRLLAVGRRPRVRLDANL
- a CDS encoding penicillin acylase family protein, yielding MKMLARALGTPGNARTFPALTRANLPPMRGALRILRDANGATHVYAEDERDRYAAAGWLQAADRFFLLDIVRHLGAGRLCALLGNWKAPRGLGLGGGGRVSDLDGFVRPFGFEAQSRADVTRLAPRAAGLLEAYSDGVNAALHAMRGVYPPEYLLVGAPRPWQPADCLLNGRACAFVVSLTGFENERVFDAVRGARGDGLARRLFPEAPWENVPTSYRVGTGDDTPETPLGASAIGSNNWAVSGALSASGRPVVANDPHVPFVPLPTFWHHLHLHGPDHRVQGGMFPGLPAFGFGHNGDLAWGCTTGFRDAYDVYRVHRLADDPSRYRTEHGSGAIAKHREELPARGGRTVTLEWESCEHGVIYPGWHHHDGTPLAVRIVPSDTAAMFEGYVALAEARTVDAFRAGLARCNEGPFDFNLVYGHRDGAIAWELFGHAPRRRSEGLFVRDADDPAGQWDGFIPFAEMPKQRDPARGFVATANSETDPAQCAAVFTPTHCEPRYRTDQIGARLAARRDHDPASFAAIQRDVHADYAPALRDACVAAIGEVSGNDVARRALAVLRAWDGAFDSESAGGAVFALLHQDLPFRLFAPLLGPSLGSRFAHGRRAMPRLHRLLLDREDALRADIEGAAGRPLATLVREGFFAVVERLAAAQGCDPVAWRWGAVQRIWLGTPLGLLPLVGRRFVALDAAFPGDEYTINPSRSIPLRGRHYAFVGATSRFICDLATPDEALFAHSAGPSADVRSPLFRAGAESWQRFQYFRSALWEADQVPDVIERLDG
- a CDS encoding VWA domain-containing protein → MKDQLLGFFDALRQAGLAPSVGETLDAAAAVRAAGIERPVLREALAAALIKDHAERATFDDVFDRYFALPPAAARARRPSMPRQGDEGSGRGGEGAGRGQPRQEGAAGQQPREEPRRGHDQRARELARRRALAAKPFREMEPDEVEGLDDLVAELGRRLRSRFARRQRRVRGGRVDMRRTIRRALARGGVPVEILFRAPRPGRSDLLALVDVSHSTATAAEFLLALLAPARRHFRRVTLLAYVDRPCPVSFEAGQVVPHEALDLNARSDFGNVLKLLAERWDVAIGRNTVLLILGDARNNRRPPRADLLARLRRVARRIIWLNPEPVARWNTGDSVMATYARHSDAVLAAWSPATLAAALGELPRH